From a single Asticcacaulis sp. MM231 genomic region:
- a CDS encoding MOSC domain-containing protein produces the protein MLTMGAITQLWRHPIKGFTPEPVSEALLCPDDFFPFDRLYALEVGHSGFDALAPKTISKMKFAVLARFPAVARLRTRYDEIEDVFEVTDEDGTSWRFDMASEAGCHALARHVETILARHEDYDPVAFPLNLLRAPNWDEVHSHFRFTDSGKGFVSFLNLNSLRDLGQRIGRELDPLRLRANIWVEDLVAFEDHDWVGRHIRIGEEGPHFEVLKPIVRCVATHVNPDTAERDVDLCAALWEHYGHRDCGIYARILKGGTLRPGDTLHVY, from the coding sequence ATGTTGACGATGGGCGCGATCACCCAACTCTGGCGGCACCCGATCAAGGGCTTTACGCCGGAACCTGTGAGTGAAGCCCTGCTGTGCCCGGACGATTTCTTTCCGTTCGACCGGCTCTATGCGCTGGAAGTCGGCCATTCCGGATTTGACGCTCTGGCGCCCAAAACCATTTCCAAGATGAAGTTCGCTGTGCTGGCGCGTTTTCCCGCCGTGGCGCGACTGCGCACCCGTTATGATGAGATCGAAGATGTCTTCGAGGTCACCGACGAGGACGGCACGTCGTGGCGCTTCGATATGGCGTCGGAGGCCGGCTGTCATGCTCTGGCGCGGCATGTCGAGACGATCCTGGCGCGTCACGAAGACTATGATCCGGTCGCCTTTCCCTTAAACCTTTTGCGCGCGCCGAACTGGGACGAGGTGCATAGTCACTTCCGCTTTACTGATTCCGGCAAGGGCTTCGTGTCGTTTCTCAACCTCAACAGCTTGCGTGATCTGGGGCAACGCATCGGCCGCGAACTTGATCCGTTGCGTCTGCGCGCCAATATATGGGTCGAGGATCTGGTCGCTTTCGAAGATCATGATTGGGTGGGCCGGCATATCCGCATCGGCGAGGAGGGGCCGCACTTCGAGGTGCTCAAGCCGATCGTGCGCTGCGTTGCCACCCACGTGAACCCCGACACCGCCGAACGCGATGTCGATCTCTGCGCCGCGCTGTGGGAGCATTACGGTCACCGCGATTGCGGTATCTACGCGCGCATCCTTAAGGGTGGCACGCTCCGTCCCGGCGACACGCTGCATGTGTATTGA
- a CDS encoding EAL domain-containing protein: protein MKRTSSELKLLAPMALIVVVAVCALVGSLWIWAEQADKMSRTREEKLVMLGLDQMADDHAQLMTPITIWGEAVKRTSVEYDEKWVSNNIGKYFENFLNFESNLLLNGDDQPVFAYRKGHKADPAEFAAMAAQTRSLVKNLRADFNERRLSNKPYNTNSNHIGKLMAINGRIYIVGASLLLPDDQTSPLLKYTPFAAIGTHELSSEELIVLSQRYMVSNITLLRPGQIKAPGSASVAFRDDRGKVLAELTWMPDTPGHTLFIRTLGPVLMISLGLGLIAIVLLHQSQRAAQGLIASEAKAKHMALHDNLTGLPNRTLFADRLKQANERLKRQGGNVAVMCIGLDRFKDVNDTLGHLAGDELIRKNAQKISSMIRSGDTLARLGGDEFVIIQTDTDGGSAASLAKRVLEGLTGTVSLESGQVFSSCSIGVTLLHDGDIEPAEALRQADLALYRAKDSGRGQYAFFEVEMDATIKLRKTLETGLREAVHVEDIEVVYQPQVDHFGHIVGVEALCRWTHPTRGPVSPAYFIPLAEECGLMNELGTLVMRRAMQDSHRWPGLKVAVNVSATQMRCNTFVNHIKDLLQETGTSAQQIEIEITEGVLLNDDNSTQMILRDLRHMGFTIALDDFGTGYSSLGYLSRYPVDKIKIDRSFVSNLGVDPEAEAVIRAIVKLSKALNLNIIAEGVETRAQKNILRQTGCNIIQGYLFSKPVAPAAIDEMMKKERKLAIDDDEVYVPPKIAKMTPRM from the coding sequence GTGAAACGTACTTCGAGTGAACTAAAACTGCTCGCGCCCATGGCCTTGATTGTCGTGGTGGCCGTCTGTGCTTTGGTGGGCAGTCTGTGGATCTGGGCCGAACAGGCCGACAAGATGTCGCGGACCCGCGAAGAGAAACTCGTCATGCTGGGTCTTGACCAGATGGCAGATGATCATGCCCAGCTCATGACCCCCATCACCATATGGGGTGAAGCGGTCAAGAGAACCTCTGTCGAATACGATGAAAAATGGGTCTCCAACAATATTGGCAAGTATTTCGAAAACTTTCTCAATTTCGAATCCAATCTTTTGCTCAATGGCGATGATCAGCCGGTCTTCGCCTACCGGAAAGGCCACAAGGCCGATCCCGCCGAATTCGCGGCCATGGCCGCTCAGACCCGCAGCCTGGTCAAAAACCTGCGCGCCGATTTCAATGAGCGACGCCTGAGTAACAAGCCTTACAACACAAACAGCAATCACATTGGCAAGCTGATGGCGATCAACGGGCGCATCTATATTGTGGGCGCCAGCCTGCTGCTGCCCGACGACCAGACCTCGCCACTGTTGAAATATACCCCCTTTGCCGCGATCGGCACGCATGAGCTTTCCAGTGAAGAACTGATTGTTCTGTCGCAGCGCTATATGGTGTCGAACATCACCTTGCTGCGCCCCGGCCAGATCAAGGCACCCGGCTCGGCATCCGTCGCTTTCCGTGATGATCGTGGCAAGGTGCTGGCCGAACTGACGTGGATGCCCGATACCCCCGGCCACACCCTCTTTATCCGGACCCTCGGCCCCGTGCTGATGATTTCGCTCGGCCTCGGCCTCATCGCTATTGTGCTGCTGCACCAGAGCCAGCGCGCCGCGCAAGGCCTGATTGCCTCGGAAGCCAAGGCCAAGCACATGGCCCTGCACGATAACCTGACGGGTCTGCCCAACCGCACCCTGTTCGCTGATCGCCTCAAGCAGGCCAATGAACGCCTCAAACGGCAGGGCGGCAATGTCGCCGTCATGTGCATCGGGCTCGATCGCTTCAAAGACGTCAACGATACGCTCGGCCATCTGGCTGGCGACGAACTGATCCGCAAAAATGCGCAAAAGATCAGCAGCATGATCCGTTCCGGCGACACCCTGGCGCGTCTGGGCGGCGATGAGTTCGTGATCATCCAGACGGATACCGATGGCGGCAGCGCGGCGTCGCTGGCCAAGCGCGTGCTCGAAGGCCTCACCGGCACGGTCAGCCTCGAATCCGGCCAGGTGTTCTCGTCCTGCTCGATCGGCGTCACCCTGCTGCACGATGGCGACATCGAACCCGCCGAAGCCCTGCGTCAGGCCGACCTCGCCCTCTATCGCGCGAAGGATTCCGGCCGCGGCCAGTATGCCTTCTTTGAAGTCGAGATGGACGCTACCATCAAGCTGCGCAAGACGCTGGAAACCGGCCTGCGCGAAGCCGTGCACGTCGAAGACATCGAGGTCGTCTACCAGCCGCAGGTCGATCATTTCGGCCATATCGTCGGCGTCGAGGCTCTGTGCCGCTGGACGCACCCCACGCGTGGCCCCGTCTCGCCGGCCTATTTCATTCCTCTGGCCGAAGAGTGCGGTCTGATGAACGAACTGGGCACGTTGGTGATGCGCCGCGCCATGCAGGACAGCCATCGCTGGCCGGGCCTCAAGGTGGCGGTCAATGTGTCGGCCACCCAAATGCGCTGCAATACCTTCGTCAATCATATCAAAGATTTGCTGCAGGAGACCGGCACCTCGGCGCAGCAGATCGAGATCGAAATCACCGAAGGCGTGTTGCTCAACGACGACAACTCGACCCAGATGATCCTGCGTGACCTGCGCCATATGGGCTTCACCATCGCGCTCGACGATTTCGGCACCGGTTATTCGTCGCTCGGTTACCTGAGCCGTTACCCGGTCGACAAGATCAAGATCGACCGTTCATTCGTGTCAAACCTGGGCGTCGATCCGGAAGCCGAGGCGGTCATCCGCGCCATCGTCAAGCTGTCGAAGGCGCTGAACCTGAACATCATCGCCGAAGGCGTCGAAACCCGCGCTCAAAAGAACATCCTGCGCCAGACGGGCTGCAACATCATCCAGGGCTATCTGTTCTCGAAGCCGGTGGCCCCCGCCGCCATCGATGAGATGATGAAAAAAGAGCGCAAGCTGGCTATCGATGACGATGAGGTCTACGTGCCACCGAAAATCGCCAAGATGACGCCGAGAATGTAG
- a CDS encoding SapC family protein: protein MAQEQTNDATLTGNVLFYKSPEPLSPEAHAAMGIKAISSPHGFVAETNVVPLTVAEFPAASLSFPIVFIGENYMPVAAMGLSAGQNVFVSAEGSFKPDAYLPAFARRYPFVFANDEGQERMILCVDTGAAMVAASNPDVPFFENGKATPYVENAMQFCSDFENERRRTESFVGLLRELDLLAARETLYRPQNPDGTPGEPQKIAEYFAVDEKKLGELSGDKLVELRDNGALTHIYAHLNSLLAWDKLIAMTIERNAAAPVAN from the coding sequence ATGGCACAAGAACAAACCAACGATGCGACGCTCACCGGAAACGTCCTTTTCTACAAATCCCCTGAACCGCTGAGCCCTGAAGCTCACGCCGCCATGGGTATCAAAGCGATCTCGTCGCCGCATGGCTTCGTGGCTGAAACCAATGTTGTGCCGCTGACCGTGGCCGAATTCCCGGCGGCTTCCTTAAGCTTCCCGATCGTCTTCATCGGTGAAAACTACATGCCGGTCGCAGCCATGGGCCTTTCCGCCGGCCAGAACGTGTTCGTGTCGGCTGAAGGCAGCTTCAAGCCCGACGCCTACCTGCCGGCCTTCGCCCGCCGCTATCCGTTCGTCTTCGCCAATGACGAAGGCCAGGAGCGCATGATCCTGTGCGTCGATACCGGCGCTGCCATGGTGGCTGCCTCCAACCCAGACGTGCCCTTCTTTGAAAACGGCAAGGCCACGCCTTACGTCGAGAACGCCATGCAGTTCTGTTCGGATTTCGAAAACGAGCGCCGTCGCACGGAGTCCTTCGTGGGTCTCCTGCGCGAACTGGACCTGCTGGCTGCACGCGAAACCCTTTATCGCCCGCAAAATCCGGACGGTACGCCGGGTGAGCCGCAAAAGATCGCCGAATACTTCGCAGTCGACGAGAAGAAGCTGGGCGAACTGTCCGGCGACAAACTGGTCGAACTTCGCGACAACGGCGCCCTGACCCACATCTACGCCCACCTGAACTCCCTTCTGGCCTGGGACAAGCTGATCGCCATGACGATTGAGCGCAACGCCGCGGCGCCGGTCGCCAACTAA
- a CDS encoding acyl dehydratase, whose translation MPAAFDDLYIGQSVSIGAGVISEEELAAFCKSYAPSWDPADGVPDALLFALWSKLETEAASNWPQTKRLAVDALRWSRNPPPGELLRGRLTVMGKDAVGDTKGVVIAQNDVLDEAGRLVFSCLTRSVFQRLPKAPVE comes from the coding sequence ATGCCCGCAGCCTTCGACGATTTGTATATCGGCCAGAGCGTTTCCATCGGCGCAGGTGTCATATCCGAAGAGGAACTGGCGGCCTTCTGCAAATCCTACGCGCCAAGCTGGGACCCGGCCGATGGCGTGCCCGACGCGCTTTTGTTCGCCCTGTGGTCGAAGCTGGAAACCGAAGCCGCGTCGAACTGGCCGCAAACCAAGCGCCTGGCGGTCGATGCCTTGCGCTGGTCGCGCAATCCGCCGCCAGGCGAACTCTTGCGCGGTCGCCTGACCGTCATGGGCAAGGATGCCGTGGGCGATACCAAGGGCGTGGTCATTGCGCAGAACGACGTGCTCGATGAAGCCGGTCGTCTGGTGTTTTCCTGCCTGACGCGGTCGGTGTTTCAAAGGCTGCCGAAGGCGCCTGTGGAATAG
- a CDS encoding glutathione S-transferase N-terminal domain-containing protein — protein sequence MKLFISSTSVFARKVRIVVREKGLADLVEEIARIPVEAAPDLVAANPLSQIPALIDDNGVAWTDSGLISAWLDTQGSGPCLLPAAGTDAYWQVRRAETAASALNEMMAKIVYENRRPESERSPYWLERWQGNLRRAFGVADTLCPEADVFDMGSLSLGVAATFCDFRLGDLDWRSLAPRIAALQEVLERRQSFIETFPK from the coding sequence ATGAAACTGTTTATAAGTTCGACCTCTGTCTTTGCCCGCAAGGTACGCATTGTGGTGCGCGAAAAGGGATTGGCGGATCTTGTCGAGGAAATCGCGCGCATTCCGGTCGAGGCGGCGCCCGATCTGGTCGCGGCCAACCCGCTGTCGCAGATACCGGCCCTGATCGATGACAACGGTGTGGCCTGGACCGACAGCGGGCTGATCAGCGCCTGGCTGGATACGCAGGGCAGCGGTCCCTGCCTGTTGCCGGCGGCGGGGACTGATGCCTACTGGCAGGTGCGGCGGGCGGAAACCGCCGCCTCGGCCCTGAACGAAATGATGGCGAAGATCGTCTATGAAAACCGTCGCCCGGAAAGCGAGCGCTCGCCCTATTGGCTGGAACGCTGGCAAGGCAATCTCAGGCGCGCCTTTGGAGTGGCCGATACGCTATGTCCGGAGGCGGATGTTTTCGATATGGGCAGTTTAAGTCTCGGCGTGGCCGCAACCTTTTGCGACTTCCGCCTCGGTGATCTCGACTGGCGATCGCTTGCGCCGCGCATCGCCGCCTTGCAGGAAGTTTTGGAGCGTAGGCAGAGCTTTATTGAAACCTTCCCTAAATAG
- a CDS encoding helix-turn-helix transcriptional regulator, giving the protein MSTPDPLNIIEDEPYQGLYRGASPALTSVDGRLPDRFDLAEILRTTRESMGLSLDKVSDITRVRRAYLEAFEQAAYDVLPPRAFAIGYVKAYAKALGLDEETLADMYKREVTDASVRLHAPSGASLEDVKPNYRLYIGAALSLVAAVVIWNVVQRQPNLSFGHREHEAAFGNASWAQGVPNMLNGTIFVSQPLPAPRDQDVPAPYVTPGLEEGFASIEAARNSSSAAPVPVSDVLQMRKAFNPRGAIYGAPPENSSVTLQATKTVNLVVRSPEGTVYFAHSIGAGEAYRLPAADQQNLLIDVSDINAFEIYYNGEYAGAMEAVVTPVGKLNARAAQLSSVLDQRQAQAGQVVGAPVATTQTRIAPLTANKPSGPIPYLPSQRPAAVPAPAEPSSAAASASVSQP; this is encoded by the coding sequence ATGAGTACGCCCGATCCGCTGAACATCATTGAGGATGAGCCCTATCAGGGGCTCTATCGCGGTGCGTCACCGGCCCTGACCTCGGTCGACGGTCGCTTGCCCGACCGTTTCGACCTGGCGGAAATTCTCAGGACGACGCGCGAATCCATGGGGTTGTCGCTCGACAAGGTGTCGGATATCACCCGCGTGCGCCGTGCCTATCTCGAAGCCTTCGAGCAGGCGGCCTATGATGTGCTGCCGCCGCGCGCCTTCGCCATCGGCTACGTCAAGGCCTATGCCAAGGCGCTGGGGCTCGATGAAGAGACCCTGGCCGATATGTACAAGCGCGAGGTCACCGACGCCAGCGTGCGTCTCCATGCGCCGTCTGGTGCCTCGCTCGAAGACGTGAAACCCAACTACCGGCTCTATATCGGGGCGGCGCTTAGCCTGGTGGCGGCGGTGGTGATCTGGAATGTGGTGCAGCGCCAGCCGAATCTGAGCTTTGGCCATCGTGAGCATGAGGCGGCGTTCGGCAATGCGTCGTGGGCGCAGGGTGTGCCCAACATGCTCAACGGGACGATCTTCGTGTCGCAGCCCCTGCCGGCACCGCGAGATCAGGATGTACCGGCCCCCTACGTGACCCCGGGTTTAGAGGAAGGTTTTGCCTCGATCGAAGCGGCGAGAAATTCCAGTTCGGCCGCGCCGGTGCCGGTGTCGGATGTGCTGCAGATGCGCAAGGCGTTTAATCCGCGCGGGGCGATCTATGGGGCGCCGCCGGAAAATTCGTCGGTCACCCTGCAGGCCACCAAGACGGTCAATCTGGTGGTGCGCAGCCCGGAGGGTACGGTCTATTTCGCGCATTCGATCGGCGCCGGTGAGGCCTATCGCCTGCCGGCCGCCGATCAGCAGAACCTGCTCATCGATGTCTCCGATATCAACGCCTTTGAGATCTATTATAACGGCGAATATGCCGGCGCCATGGAGGCGGTGGTGACGCCGGTCGGCAAGCTCAATGCCCGTGCCGCCCAGCTTTCGAGCGTGCTCGATCAGCGTCAGGCCCAGGCCGGACAGGTGGTGGGTGCGCCCGTGGCCACTACTCAAACAAGGATCGCCCCCCTCACGGCTAACAAGCCGAGCGGGCCTATTCCCTACCTGCCGAGTCAGCGACCGGCGGCTGTGCCTGCGCCTGCGGAACCGTCCTCTGCTGCGGCATCGGCATCCGTCAGCCAACCGTAA
- a CDS encoding TonB-dependent receptor encodes MSAYKTLLLGSFSLLALSSTAHAQDAAPANDKPTEVVITGSGYKINKDALMSHVDILTRDQIDQKPAQGLGDMLAYLPGIRSSSFSPGASRPIIRGLEGFRVLVLNNGMGMVDVSALSQDHAVPSDPTEARRIEVLRGPSALAYGGNAIGGVVNVIDDRIPTQAPAKGYEGTVALQGSTVDEGLQGAFNIKAGKGPWIFTFDAFDHKTKDYNTPVPPQLLSYSEAAGEAPDTRSKQTNSAQDMRNIGAGVSYVGDFGFAGVSYKDTDYTYGTAIEQDVNIKLHQERWDARAGINLNWLGFNRLDASAGYSDYNHAEYEGADIGTQFLSKGEEFRAALVRDGQGKVSGTVGISALKRDFEAIGEEAFVPSTTTKQNGLFSQYRYDSGQWGVEGGARVDQTSITSNETGFDRDFDTVSASLGSFYRPSAHTFVGLSLTRSERAPADVELLANGPHAATGQFIIGNPDFKTEVGYSLELTGHLMSSENQRFSLDAHVYTSHFDNFIDLRDTGTTEDDMPVFQYVQTNADIYGLELEGNARLGQRWGQAFNLNLAYDYTHGDTDIGPVVRIPPQALTLKLESKGGAWASYAEVRTVDARKSRLGTFETATEGYTTVNVFTSYKLPETPNVSLFAEVRNLGDVEMREATSSTKDAVVEPGRNLRVGLVYNF; translated from the coding sequence ATGTCCGCTTACAAAACCCTTCTTCTAGGCAGCTTTTCCCTTCTGGCGCTCAGCAGCACTGCTCACGCTCAGGATGCCGCCCCCGCTAACGATAAGCCGACAGAGGTGGTCATCACCGGCTCGGGCTACAAGATCAACAAGGACGCGCTGATGTCGCACGTCGATATCCTGACGCGCGACCAGATCGACCAGAAGCCGGCGCAAGGGCTGGGCGACATGCTGGCCTACCTGCCGGGCATCCGTTCATCGAGCTTTTCGCCTGGCGCCAGCCGTCCGATTATCCGCGGCCTCGAAGGCTTCCGCGTCCTGGTGCTGAACAACGGCATGGGCATGGTCGATGTGTCGGCCCTGTCGCAGGATCACGCCGTGCCGAGCGACCCGACCGAAGCCCGCCGTATCGAAGTGCTCCGCGGACCGTCGGCGCTCGCATATGGCGGTAACGCTATCGGTGGCGTGGTCAACGTCATCGATGATCGTATTCCGACGCAAGCGCCGGCCAAGGGCTATGAGGGCACCGTCGCGCTGCAGGGCTCGACAGTTGACGAGGGACTGCAGGGCGCTTTCAATATCAAGGCCGGCAAGGGGCCGTGGATCTTCACCTTCGATGCCTTCGATCACAAGACCAAGGACTACAACACCCCGGTGCCGCCGCAGCTTCTGAGCTACAGCGAGGCCGCCGGTGAGGCGCCTGACACGCGCAGCAAGCAGACCAATTCGGCGCAGGACATGCGCAATATCGGGGCTGGCGTCTCCTATGTCGGTGATTTTGGCTTTGCCGGCGTCAGCTACAAGGATACCGACTACACCTACGGCACGGCCATCGAGCAGGACGTCAATATCAAGCTGCACCAGGAGCGCTGGGACGCCCGCGCCGGTATCAATCTCAACTGGCTCGGATTCAACCGCCTGGATGCGTCGGCCGGCTATTCCGACTATAACCATGCCGAATATGAAGGCGCTGATATCGGTACGCAGTTCCTGTCGAAAGGCGAGGAGTTCCGCGCCGCCCTGGTGCGTGACGGCCAGGGTAAGGTCAGCGGCACGGTCGGCATCAGCGCCCTGAAGCGCGATTTCGAGGCCATCGGCGAAGAGGCCTTCGTGCCCTCGACCACCACCAAGCAGAACGGTCTGTTCAGCCAGTATCGCTACGATTCCGGTCAGTGGGGCGTCGAAGGCGGCGCGCGGGTCGATCAGACCTCGATCACCTCGAACGAAACCGGCTTTGATCGCGATTTTGATACCGTGTCGGCCTCGCTCGGCAGCTTCTATCGCCCGTCGGCGCACACCTTTGTTGGGCTGAGCCTGACGCGGTCCGAACGCGCACCGGCTGATGTCGAACTGCTGGCCAATGGCCCGCATGCCGCCACCGGACAGTTCATCATCGGCAATCCCGATTTCAAAACCGAGGTCGGCTACAGCCTGGAACTGACGGGTCACCTGATGTCGTCGGAAAACCAGCGCTTCAGCCTGGATGCCCATGTCTACACCAGCCACTTCGACAATTTCATCGACCTGCGCGACACAGGCACGACCGAGGACGACATGCCGGTCTTCCAGTACGTCCAGACCAATGCCGATATCTACGGTCTCGAACTGGAGGGCAATGCGCGTCTGGGCCAGCGCTGGGGACAGGCCTTCAACCTGAACCTCGCCTATGACTATACCCATGGCGACACCGACATTGGACCTGTGGTGCGTATCCCGCCGCAGGCCCTGACACTCAAGCTGGAAAGCAAGGGCGGCGCGTGGGCTTCCTACGCCGAGGTTCGCACGGTCGATGCGCGTAAATCGCGCCTGGGCACCTTCGAGACGGCGACTGAGGGCTATACCACGGTCAATGTCTTCACCTCCTACAAGCTGCCGGAAACCCCGAACGTGTCGCTGTTCGCTGAGGTGCGTAATCTGGGCGACGTCGAGATGCGAGAAGCCACTTCGTCGACCAAGGATGCGGTGGTCGAGCCGGGTCGCAACCTGCGCGTCGGTCTGGTCTATAACTTCTGA
- the prfA gene encoding peptide chain release factor 1, whose translation MHLPDAKLAQVMDRFHMIEARMELVTDGAEIVKLSKEHSELKPVFDAVSRLQKARQSVPELEEMAALNDPDLSPLAAEELDALKTTLPELEHGVALLLAPQDKDVNASAILEVRAGTGGDEAAIFAGDLFRMYSRFASSQGWKVEINSVSEGEMGGYKEIIASVTGDGVFGKLKFESGVHRVQRVPATEAGGRIHTSAATVAVLPEAEDVEIEILDKDIRIDTYRASGSGGQHVNKTDSAVRITHMPSGIVVTSSEKSQHMNRAIAMRNLKARLYDQQRTALDTARSDARKSQVGSGDRSERIRTYNYPQGRVSDHRINLTLYNLPQFMEGDMDQMINALINEDQAERLAMLAEELG comes from the coding sequence ATACACCTTCCCGATGCCAAGCTTGCCCAGGTTATGGACCGCTTCCACATGATCGAAGCGCGCATGGAGTTGGTGACCGATGGCGCTGAGATCGTCAAACTGTCCAAGGAGCACTCGGAACTGAAGCCGGTTTTCGACGCGGTCAGCCGTCTGCAGAAGGCGCGCCAGTCGGTGCCCGAACTGGAAGAGATGGCGGCGCTCAACGATCCGGATCTGTCGCCGCTGGCCGCCGAAGAACTGGACGCGCTGAAAACCACCCTGCCGGAACTTGAGCACGGCGTGGCGTTGTTGCTGGCGCCGCAGGACAAGGACGTCAATGCCTCCGCCATTCTGGAAGTGCGCGCTGGCACCGGCGGTGACGAAGCCGCCATCTTCGCCGGTGATCTGTTCCGCATGTATTCGCGCTTCGCGTCATCGCAGGGCTGGAAGGTCGAGATCAACTCGGTCAGCGAAGGCGAAATGGGCGGCTACAAGGAAATTATCGCCTCGGTGACCGGCGATGGCGTTTTTGGCAAGCTCAAGTTTGAATCAGGTGTGCACCGCGTGCAGCGCGTTCCCGCCACCGAAGCGGGGGGGCGTATCCACACCTCGGCGGCCACCGTGGCGGTGCTGCCGGAAGCCGAGGATGTCGAGATCGAGATTCTCGACAAGGATATCCGTATTGACACCTATCGCGCCTCGGGTTCGGGCGGCCAGCACGTCAACAAGACCGATTCCGCCGTGCGCATTACGCACATGCCATCGGGCATCGTGGTGACCAGTTCGGAAAAATCGCAGCATATGAACCGCGCTATCGCCATGCGCAATCTGAAGGCCCGCCTGTATGATCAGCAGCGCACCGCGCTCGATACGGCGCGCTCTGATGCCCGTAAAAGCCAGGTTGGCTCGGGTGACCGCTCCGAGCGCATCCGCACCTACAACTATCCGCAGGGGCGCGTTTCCGATCACCGCATTAACCTGACCCTCTATAACCTGCCGCAATTCATGGAAGGTGATATGGACCAGATGATCAATGCCCTGATCAACGAGGATCAGGCCGAACGTCTGGCCATGCTTGCCGAGGAACTGGGCTAA